The Epinephelus lanceolatus isolate andai-2023 chromosome 19, ASM4190304v1, whole genome shotgun sequence DNA segment TAACATGCAGATATGGATGTTAAATAGAAAAATAACTAGTGCCATACATGTTTGTTGTGCCCAACTTTAATTTTTCAAATCTTTTACTGGTCAACTTCAAAAACAGAAGAATAAGAGTGCGTGAATACCGACCCTGAACCTCACCTTTAATGTGACACATACTGCAAACAATATTGATTAactaaagtatttaaaaaaaaaaaaaaaaaaaagatcaatagCACACAGGTGATTTCTGATGCAAAGTTACTGTACTTTAATTGTTCCTCCATTTCGAACTGATAAACAAAAACCTGTCCTTGTACACCAGCTGATAACGATCCAGTGTTATTAACAAAAGGTGAATGTGGAAGTGGTgaataaaactttgtttttggaaatgtaAAAGGCTTGTTGTACACACATATGTAGCAATCAAAAAGTAGAGGAAGAAATAAGAAATAAGTCAAACTGATGATTTAATCATCCTCAAAGTTCTGTTGTAAAAGGAAGTTGGCGGCCAGATTCTCGTTCTTCTCACAAGCAAAGTAGGCTTGTATAACGAGTCCCTCTGGAAATCCTAAAGCTTTTAGCTGCAATTAGAAACAAGAGTTGCAAATTAGCCAAACAATACTTTAAATAAGCAAATTATAATTTGTTCCTCATGTTTACCACTTGgtgaaatataaaaattaaagtgatggtTTTGAGAACATCATCAGGGTTGTGCATTACATTCCAGCACTTATAGTAAAGCAGTACTGAACTTTGGACTGAGAGGAAAAGGTTAACGAGTGTCGTGCTCCTCCTCACCCTCTCAATGGCCTCCTTCTCCAGTGGCGTAACCTGGATGTAGCTCATGTGACTCCCGCCGGGTGTATCACCCGCCGGCCCCGCCTCTGGATTAGGTTCATTCAGCATCTGGATGAACTGCTCTTGGTGGCTGCTGATCTCCTAAAGTGGGAAATGAAGCGTTTAGGTGTAGACTGTGGAGGCACAGGAACTTCATTGAATGTTGGCGTTTATAACTCTGAACTGAAGATAAGAATTAttcaaaaactaaaaataatacttgctatttaaacatttctttttttaaataaatttgggGGACTTCCAAAGAGACAGACATTAAGTCTCTAATATGAGTCAGACTCACACCTCCAGTTTGTGACATAGtcatgttaaaactttacagtCTAAAGTCCAACCTGAGATAATATTTTTACAACCCTGGGATAGCTCCCTCCAGAGCCAGAGAGGACATTACACAACTCTTTTCAAAGACTGAGCAGCACTCCTGATGTGTGAACTgaacttaatgtaaaatatcagtggagtgcccctttaacTGAACTGTGACTCCACTGCTTACAGCCGTGAACTCATTTAATCAGAACTGTGTCAAGGTCTTCCGCCCTCACCTGCAGCAGCTCGGGGTTCTCCCTGCCGATCTCCTGCAGCAGGGCGGGAAGGAGGGCGGCGTTCTGCTGGATCAGCTGTCTCATCACATGGAACTGGGGCTGGTTTCTTAGGAAACTCAGGGGATTGCCTGAAGGAGAAAATGTTGGTTTAAGCAACGAGAAGACAGACGCAGACAGAtgataaaagaaacaaacatttgcTCCGAGTCTGCTGGAATATGCAGAACAGTATGGGACACTTACCTCCCCCAGCAGTTGGTGAAGAGCCAGTGTTGGCGGGGAGGCTAATACCGCCTATGGGCGCAGCAGAAACACTCGCTGGGGGCACCACCGCATCAGGTCCTGGTGCGTGGCCCGGATCTCTGCCGGGAATACCCTGAAAGAAAAGTCATGAAATACAACAATTAATTAGGGAAAGAATCACATATAATAAACACAGCATATGGGTGTCATGTGGGTGAGTCGGGATTACTTGTAGTCCTCTTCAGTTAAAGCTTGTGGGTTACATCATGTCATGTACACATTTTAGGATTCTGATTATTCAGGAGGCAACTCAAAGGTTTTTGAGAAGTGGTCATGGGTGGAAGATTCATATAACTACATCATAAATGTCACTGGCAAGTAAACTAAAACCTGCATATTAACATCCTGATTCTGACCTGAGCGGGGACACTAAGCTGTAATTGGCCCAAACCACACAGAGGTCTAACCTGTCATATGTTACGTACCAGTCCAGCAATTTGCTCTAGGACACTACAGCCACAGACTTAAGTTTGTCCTTACTGTAAGCAGGTACTCCACGGCTCTGTCTGGGTTGTTGAAGCTCGCTCTGAGAGCCGCTACCACCTGCTCTCTCTCGTAGCCCATGAGCATCATCTCGTTCACCATGGCGTCATATGATGCGCCTGTCACTAAAGGTAAAGAACACAAACACGAAAACAGATCAGTAGTGGGACTAAAGAGCTTCACAGTTATAGTCATAGTTTTGTTGAGAGCATTGCAGAGCCATTTCAGGAAATTAAGAACTCAAGCCGAGATACTTTTAATTTGTTAATAACCcaatattttcaaattaatgtCAAACTCTGTTTAAGTGTTGAGTGTAAAAATGTGCATTAgtcatttggtttaaaacaTGGGTGTCAAACTGTCAAGGCCACCATGAAAGTAGACATTAATATATGTTCAAATgattaatgtttaaacactcAGTCACATGGCACACAGAATTGAATGACACATTAAATATCATGTCAAACAGAGGACATGCTACTTATGTTTTTAGGGTCACAAAAAACTATAATTTAATATTAAGACAGCATAATTAACTAACAACATATCAATTGAGCACAACTTTAATACACAGGGGAAGAGCATTTTAGGAGTTAGCATACACAAAGATAAACAATCTGCATTAAACACTAAAAATTCATATCAATGACCACATAAGTCATAATAATTAAGTCCTGCAGGATCTGCTTTGTGTGGCCATGAGGAACTGTGGGATTATGTTTTGGTTGAGCTGCTTATTGGTTAAGATACATctatgtcagcatgatatggATTGTGCTACACACTAATACCATTATATACCTTATATCCTGGTAAAATTTCAGGAAGGTATGAACCCGCCCAAGCCTAACATGTATAACACACAAGACAGCTTCAAGGCACTGAGGCAAAAAGTCATTTTTGTCTAACAAATGGTGCGGTATTTGTGACATCAGCTTCATAATTACATTTCCATCAgatccaaaatgccaaacaataATGACCGACAAATGACGTTTACAAATGCAGCCTTACCTAGATTCGAAACTGCCTCATCGAtcaggtttgtgtttgttgAAGCCTCGGAGCTTCTGCGAGAGAAAACAGACCTTGGGTGAGATGTGATCTGCGCGTCACCTCTCAAAAGAAGACGCGCTGAGACCAGATAGTTTAAGACAAACATCTACCCATCTTTACCCGACAGGGGTGGGAGCCGGTTCAGCGGTCGAAGACCTTCTTTCCTCTGGTTTCTCATCTGTGGAGGCGCGCTCTGATGTGTTCTCAGAGCTAGACGATGAGGCGGGAGGTGCTGCGGGAGCTGAAGTGGCAGGTGAGGGCTGTGGGGCGGCTGAGGCTGTTTTAGGCTGCGAGACAGtggttaaaatataaaaaaaaatgttacctCACTCTTCTTGCATTTTATCTTGAGGTGTCTGCTTGAATAAAATCTTCTTGGTTGTCCTAAATTACACCAATAAAGGCCATGATAGACTTGAATTCCGAAGCTATAGCCAGCTTGATCTTTCCTCCATACTCTAATTACCAATTTGAGTTTCCTCCTAATTAGGGATGCTGAAACCATGTCTTTTTTGCCCTTAAATCCATGGCTTTAAATAATGTGTTAACGGATACAGACCACCATCAATATTTCTTCCAATGTAAAATCAAGCCCTCATTAAAATTAGTGATGTTATTTCAGTATGTGACCCCTGCATTAAGAAAATATAATCTAATCATCCTTCTCTACACTGTCCTGTAGCATTACTGTATTATACTTTACAGGAAGTGTTTCAGTAGGAAGGTTTAAGCAGGATAAACACAGCTTCTCTCTATCTCCAGCATGAAAAATAGTTATGAAATACAGTATTAAGACAACAACAGACCATCTTATACAGAATCCAGCAATAAGTCATGTTAGGAGTTCCACACGCTTGGCACAAGACAATCTCTAGAGATAATCTTATCTTCTTTCTGCAATGCACTGGAATATATAGGAGTAAACCAGAGCCAGGCATTGACAATACTGACCCCACTCCAAGTCAGCAATGATCACACTCTGAGCTACATGTTTGAGTGCACCATGAGAGCGTGTTCTGCagcacccacagacacacataagTGGTTGGCGGTGGAAAGAGAAGGTTACAGAGCCTCATTATAGCTCAGTGTCGGTTCATATTCATAACATTCATGGGCTTGCTGTTCTACAAAGAAGAGAACAAAATCATAAAATCTGTTTTCACAAACAAAACCTACCATTTACTGAGACAATTTCTCATTCACAAACCTTTGTCACCATGACGACCACAAAGTTCTTCTCATTAATTTTGTATTCTTTGAGCGCTGTGTCATCGCTGAGGACTTTACCTgtgaagaagcagaaaaatgagTCTCAATGCTTTCGGCTTCACCTGACGTGAACTCTGAAACAACACGCAGGCATGTAACAATAGATGGTATCATATTTTATCATTGAACAGAGAGCTTTTGAGGGGATAAATCGCCTGCTTTTGTCACCACATCTGGTTCTTTTTgttatattgtttttaattgtgtATAAGTAGGTCACACAAAACTCCACAGTCTAAATTGCTACAATAAGCTTAAATATACACAGTGCCTATAAAATGTATTCAGTCTCCTTGGGCGTTTGTCGTGTTTGATTGTTTGAAAAGACAAAGTACAGTGGTGTAATCAGGAATTTTTTTGAGTCTGACAAAAATCTTAATTACTACCCAGTTTTCCCCATGTTCCCAAAGATTTATCTATCTTTTGAAAGACAGATAACAGCAATGCTTGTTTAAACAAATGTCACGCATGTCATATCATGAAACACTTGCTTAACCAAGCTTTGGTTTTTGCAGTTATCTGGCTAACATTTTCATTTGTCTGACAGTTCTTGCTATAGGCTTTGCAATACTGGCAACAGGAGATTAAAACCAGCTCTacagtgctgcatttttatatcTGTATTACAGAGGGTCGAAAACGTCATGGACACGATACATTTATTAACCAAGCTTTGGTTTTTGCAGTTATCTGGCTAACATTTTCATTTGTCTGACAGTTTCTTGCTATAGGCTTTGCAATACTGGCAACAGGAGATTAAAACCAGCTCTacagtgctgcatttttatatcTGCATTACAGAGGGTCGAAAACGTCATGGACACGATACATTTATTCAAAAAAGTAGAGcaaagcgtgtgtgtgtacatttactTACAAGTCAGTcaacagacaacaacaacaaacacttaaACTAAAGGTTTTTCTGATCCTCTTTAAGGCttgttgtttacatcagttttATCTGTAAACACAAGAGTAGAACAACctgcaaaaacaaactgcatttGAACTTTTCATGCTGGATCATGAAGAGAACACTGACAACATTTTCTCACACTGCTTACAGTATCGCTCCCCACTACATGTATGGTATACAACATGCAAGAGGATATGTTACATTACAGTAAACCATTAAAGGAAAACTGTGATGCACCCAATGTAGGCCCACTTCAGGCTCACCCACTTaatcattatatccacattactgatgattatttgaTAAAAACAGTATAATATGGATTGCAGCACACAGTAAATTAAGACAATAAAACAATGCAGCATTTTGGGAGGATTTCTAGATGTGTTTTGTATTCCAGTTAACCATCGATcaaatgataataaagacagTGAGAAGTACTTATCAAGAAGTGCGAgtacttaaagggatatttcacccacaaaatgattatttatatatcaattaTTCATGCCTTGAATCTGCAAagaacactttgtttttctctatgcctccatggaaaacaGTGAACATCTTAATTTACTGACAGGttggggtccacatttaacaacagcaaaactagcCAAtttcaaaatatctgtttacaaactctcacacaatttgtgcagtataatccaagtctcatttatccagtcatatgctttGCTTGAGTGACATGCTGCATGTGACGCATCGCTTCAGTCTGcgaaggcccagacacaccaaactgacatcagagAACTCGCAGCGATGAGAGCCCGCTGTTGTGTTGCCCCCATTGCCATGTCTCTgcaaaaaaagttgcacataaaCTAGGGCTGCACAGTATACCAGTTCGTACTGAAAACCGGTCCttattttcgttatgatatgaatttttcatataccgcaataCCGGTGAATTGTCCAAACAACGTGCGGggcgggaaagtgtttcagtggggacccatttcaccgctgcacaccacaggtGGGCTAGAGCCGGCTAGAGTGAGGGCATagagaaaagtttagaggcgagaatggctgctggagagagtcctgaaagcgAAGCAACTGTACACGTTGCTGAAGAACACGATGACCaagaagaactcataccaaaaagaacagtgtttctcctatatgcaactagcagcggctaaaaaaaaaaacatgatacgaaaattttgtcataccacCCAGCCCtaacatgaacacaccaaactgaTGGCCAACAAACggtatgttctgcgcctgcgtgagaagACGCACCCCTTCATACCAGCAGACAGTGGTTGTCTGTAACTGTCATTCAGAAAGGAAAACTGGAAGATCGTCATGCTAGTTATGTGTTAAAACAATCTAGTGTTGAAAGAACCTAGCATATTTACTGCGCGCCAATGAACACAAACCAGCACGAAATGTTTTTGCCTAAGAactcaatggctaaagaaacTCTATATTACctcatataacaagtttgtttcgacCT contains these protein-coding regions:
- the rad23b gene encoding UV excision repair protein RAD23 homolog B isoform X1 — protein: MQITLKTLQQQTFKIDIDEEETVMTLKERIEQEKGKDHFSVGGLKLIYAGKVLSDDTALKEYKINEKNFVVVMVTKPKTASAAPQPSPATSAPAAPPASSSSSENTSERASTDEKPEERRSSTAEPAPTPVGSSEASTNTNLIDEAVSNLVTGASYDAMVNEMMLMGYEREQVVAALRASFNNPDRAVEYLLTGIPGRDPGHAPGPDAVVPPASVSAAPIGGISLPANTGSSPTAGGGNPLSFLRNQPQFHVMRQLIQQNAALLPALLQEIGRENPELLQEISSHQEQFIQMLNEPNPEAGPAGDTPGGSHMSYIQVTPLEKEAIERLKALGFPEGLVIQAYFACEKNENLAANFLLQQNFEDD
- the rad23b gene encoding UV excision repair protein RAD23 homolog B isoform X2, translated to MQITLKTLQQQTFKIDIDEEETVMTLKERIEQEKGKDHFSVGGLKLIYAGKVLSDDTALKEYKINEKNFVVVMVTKPKTASAAPQPSPATSAPAAPPASSSSSENTSERASTDEKPEERRSSTAEPAPTPVGSEASTNTNLIDEAVSNLVTGASYDAMVNEMMLMGYEREQVVAALRASFNNPDRAVEYLLTGIPGRDPGHAPGPDAVVPPASVSAAPIGGISLPANTGSSPTAGGGNPLSFLRNQPQFHVMRQLIQQNAALLPALLQEIGRENPELLQEISSHQEQFIQMLNEPNPEAGPAGDTPGGSHMSYIQVTPLEKEAIERLKALGFPEGLVIQAYFACEKNENLAANFLLQQNFEDD